The following are from one region of the Georgenia sp. M64 genome:
- a CDS encoding prolyl oligopeptidase family serine peptidase — protein MTADPDAWPRPVWEMRLRAAQVELPEWAEHAPGRAVVVATHRGILQVHSWDVTTGRLVVATDRDQGTTECAIDPYGSWLWWFDDTAGDEWGRWRRQPFGSPPGHGVETPVDLPEAYDAGLLLARDGTVVVGRTDERGTHVHQLVVGAGEAGTAPVLLYSHPNDAGAAALSHDGNLVAIEHSERGDNRHPALRVVRADTGAVVADLDDGPGKALTAHDFAPRDGDLRLLVGHERRGRAELAVWDLGTGDVRDVRLTGDDGRPLPGEVTAAWWYPDGRSVLAAVDHRARTRLYRHPLGTRTTTPVGPVDGSVSEAAPRPDGDVWLRWSSAATPRTVLSARTGREVLAPAGLRAAPSVPVEEVSAPGPGGPVHALLRLPAEGEGPFPVVVDVHGGPAWHRSDAFSPHLAAWVDHGFAVVSVNYRGSTGYGSAWRDALEGRVGLTELEDVAAMHDHLVGRGLVDPARSVLAGASWGGYLTLLGLGTQPDRWTLGLADVPVADYVAAYHEEMPDLQAFDRSLFGGSPEQVPDAYRVASPITYAGRVRAPVLITAGENDPRCPIGQIDNYVRALRSREDYAGPVELYTYGSGHGSVVDDEEVEQLRRQLRFVAAHLDR, from the coding sequence ATGACCGCCGACCCCGATGCCTGGCCCCGCCCCGTCTGGGAGATGCGCCTACGCGCCGCCCAGGTCGAGCTGCCCGAGTGGGCCGAGCACGCGCCGGGCCGCGCCGTCGTCGTGGCCACCCACCGCGGGATCCTCCAGGTGCACTCGTGGGACGTGACGACCGGGCGCCTCGTGGTCGCCACCGACCGTGACCAGGGCACCACCGAGTGCGCGATCGACCCGTACGGGTCATGGCTCTGGTGGTTCGACGACACCGCCGGGGACGAGTGGGGCCGGTGGCGCCGCCAGCCCTTCGGCTCCCCGCCCGGGCACGGGGTGGAGACGCCCGTCGACCTGCCCGAGGCCTACGACGCCGGGCTCCTCCTCGCCCGGGACGGCACGGTCGTCGTCGGGCGCACGGACGAGCGTGGGACCCACGTCCACCAGCTCGTGGTCGGCGCCGGGGAGGCCGGCACCGCGCCCGTGCTGCTCTACTCCCACCCGAACGACGCCGGCGCCGCGGCCCTGTCCCACGACGGCAACCTCGTCGCGATCGAGCACTCCGAGCGGGGCGACAACCGCCACCCGGCGCTGCGGGTGGTCCGGGCCGACACCGGCGCGGTCGTGGCGGACCTCGACGACGGCCCCGGCAAGGCCCTGACCGCGCACGACTTCGCGCCCCGCGACGGCGACCTGCGCCTGCTCGTCGGGCACGAGCGCCGGGGCCGCGCCGAGCTGGCGGTGTGGGACCTCGGCACGGGCGACGTGCGCGACGTCCGGCTCACCGGGGACGACGGGCGGCCGCTGCCGGGCGAGGTCACCGCCGCCTGGTGGTACCCCGACGGGCGCTCCGTCCTGGCCGCCGTCGACCACCGCGCGCGCACCCGGCTGTACCGCCACCCGCTGGGCACCCGCACGACCACCCCGGTCGGCCCGGTGGACGGGTCCGTCTCGGAGGCGGCGCCCCGGCCCGACGGCGACGTCTGGCTGCGCTGGTCCTCGGCGGCCACCCCCCGCACCGTGCTCTCGGCCCGCACGGGCCGGGAGGTCCTGGCGCCCGCGGGGCTGCGCGCGGCGCCGTCCGTCCCCGTCGAGGAGGTCAGCGCGCCGGGTCCGGGCGGACCGGTCCACGCCCTGCTGCGCCTGCCCGCGGAGGGCGAGGGACCGTTCCCGGTCGTCGTGGACGTCCACGGCGGACCGGCGTGGCACCGCTCGGACGCGTTCTCCCCCCACCTGGCGGCGTGGGTCGACCACGGCTTCGCCGTCGTCAGCGTCAACTACCGGGGCTCCACCGGCTACGGCTCGGCCTGGCGCGACGCCCTCGAGGGACGCGTGGGCCTGACCGAGCTCGAGGACGTCGCGGCCATGCACGACCACCTCGTCGGCCGCGGGCTGGTCGACCCCGCCCGGTCGGTCCTGGCCGGGGCGTCGTGGGGCGGCTACCTCACGCTCCTCGGCCTGGGCACCCAACCGGACCGGTGGACCCTGGGCCTGGCAGACGTGCCGGTGGCCGACTACGTCGCGGCCTACCACGAGGAGATGCCCGACCTGCAGGCCTTCGACCGGTCCCTCTTCGGCGGCTCACCGGAGCAGGTGCCCGACGCGTACCGTGTCGCCAGCCCCATCACCTACGCCGGCCGGGTCCGTGCCCCCGTCCTCATCACCGCCGGCGAGAACGACCCCCGCTGCCCGATCGGCCAGATCGACAACTACGTCCGCGCGCTGCGCTCGCGCGAGGACTACGCCGGCCCGGTCGAGCTGTACACCTACGGCTCGGGGCACGGCTCGGTCGTGGACGACGAGGAGGTCGAGCAGCTGCGCCGCCAGCTCCGGTTCGTCGCGGCCCATCTGGACCGATGA